The genomic window ACCACTACCTGCGCCGCTGGGAGACACGCGTCGCCCAACGTGTGACTGCATTCATCGCCATCTCGCGCGAAGTGCAGCAGCGCATCCGCCGGCACTACGGCCGAGAATCGGTCATCATCTACCCCCCTGTCGAGATGCCGGCCGGTCTGCCGCCAATCCAAGATCAGGGCTTTTATTTGCTCGTCTCGCGGCTCTTGCCCTACAAGCGGATAGACCTGGCTATCGAGGCATTTGGCAAGCTCGGCCTTCCGCTGATCATCGCAGGCGACGGACGAGATCGCCCCAGGCTGGAGCGGTTGACCGCGCGACAAGGCGGGTCTAACATTAAACTGTTGGGGCGGATAGATGATGCGACCTTGCACCGCTTACTGACCACGTGTCGCGCTTTCATTTTCCCCGGCGTCGAGGATTTCGGCATTGCGCCCATCCGCGCCATGGCATACGGCAAGCCGGTGATTGCCTATGCCGGCGGCGGCGCGCTGGACTATGTCGCGGACGGCGTGACCGGGACGCTCTTCCATCCGCAGACCGCCGATGCGCTCGTCGAAGCGGTGCTCCGGCATTCTGGTGTAACATTCGCGCCCGCAGAAATCCGCCGCCATGCCGAGCAATTCAGCGCCGAGCGATTCGAGCGTGAACTCAGCGAGTTTTTGAGAGGATTAGGAGTGGCGATTGGGGATTAGAGATTAGAGATTGGAGATTGGAGATTCTCCCGCCTTGATCTCTAAATCTCTAATCTCTAATCTCTAATCTCAAGTCTCTAATCATATGGAAGCATACTGTTTCAAATGTCGCGGCAAGCATCCATTGCTTGATCCAAAACCCATCTTCTTTGCCAACGGGGTGCCGGCAACCCAGGGCACCTGCGCCAACTGCGGCTATGACAAGGTGTATAAGATGGGACGCACGCCGGCGCACGATGGGCTGACCCCGCCGGAACCGGTGCAGCGAGAGCGCAAGCCAAAATCCGACGGCCGGTCGCAACACACGCGGGAGAGGTCGAAAGCATCCGCGAACGGCGACGCCGGCGCACAGGGGCGCGCCCGGTCTGCCACTTGTCATTGTCGAATCGCCCGCCAAGGCGCGCACCATCGGCAAGTTCCTGGGCCGCAAATACACCGTCCGGGCTTCGATTGGCCATATCCGCGATCTGCCCAAGAGCCGGCTGGGGGTGGATGTGGACAACGACTTCGAGCCTAGCTACATCATCCCTGCCGACAAGAAAGCGATCGTCAAGGAACTCAAGCAGTATGCCAAAGCCGCAAGTTCGATCTGGCTGGCGACCGACCCGGACCGAGAAGGCGAGGCCATCTCGTGGCATCTGACCCACGCGCTGCAGCCTGAAATCGCCGATAAGCCGGTGCACCGCGTCGAGTTCCACGAGATCACCAAGGACGCCATTGATTACGCCTTTGCCCACCCGCGCGATATTGACACGAACGCGGTGAACGCCCAACAAGCGCGCCGCATCCTCGACCGATTGGTGGGCTACAAGCTCAGCCCTTTGCTGAGCGACAAACTCAGCCGGCGCGGCCTGAGCGCCGGGCGCGTGCAATCCGTCGCCCTGCGCCTGGTCGTCGAGCGCGAGCGCGAAATCCAGGCCTTCACGCCGATCGAGTACTGGAGCATCGAGGCAGAACTCGCCAAGCCATCGTCTCGAGAGGCATTCGTTGCCCGGCTGTTCAAACTGCACGGCCAGGAACCAGACCTCAAGCATGAGGCCGACGCACAGCGCATCGTGAGTGAGCTGGAGGGCGCAGCGTATCGCGTCGTCAAGGTCGAGCGCAAGGATCGCTCGCGCCGGCCGGCAGCGCCGTTCACGACCAGCACCATGCAACAGGAAGCCAGCCGCAAGCTCGGCTTCAACGCCCGACGCACGATGGCCATCGCCCAACAACTCTACGAAGGCATAGACATCGGCGAAGGCGCGGTCGGCTTGATCACTTATATGCGCACCGACTCGGTGAACGTCGCCGAGAGCGCGCAGCGCGAGGCGCGCCAGTTCATCGCCGAACGCTACGGCGTGGAATTCATGCCGGAAGCCCCTCCTAAATATGTTTCACGCGCCAAGAACGCGCAGGAAGCGCACGAGGCGATCCGTCCCCACATCCGTCTTCCGCACACCGGAATCGGTGAAGGACTACCTCGATCGCGACCAGCTCAGGCTGTATGAGCTGATCTGGAAGCGCTTCGTCGCTAGCCAGATGGCCCATGCTATCTTCGACGCGACGACGGTGGACATCGAGGCGCTGCCCCAAGGCGCGGGCGCGCTTCCAATTGAATCA from Candidatus Roseilinea sp. includes these protein-coding regions:
- a CDS encoding glycosyl transferase — protein: MNIALVHDWLNQLGGAEDVLSALNRMFPRAPIFTSIYDRQRMPAAWRAWDIRSTWMDRLPGVHRHHQPYMPVFAWVWAHRRIPAEHDVILSNKSAFCIAARGLHPEVRHICYCLTPTRFVYDFYAYAKKERIPPGASAILRALNHYLRRWETRVAQRVTAFIAISREVQQRIRRHYGRESVIIYPPVEMPAGLPPIQDQGFYLLVSRLLPYKRIDLAIEAFGKLGLPLIIAGDGRDRPRLERLTARQGGSNIKLLGRIDDATLHRLLTTCRAFIFPGVEDFGIAPIRAMAYGKPVIAYAGGGALDYVADGVTGTLFHPQTADALVEAVLRHSGVTFAPAEIRRHAEQFSAERFERELSEFLRGLGVAIGD
- a CDS encoding hypothetical protein (possible pseudo, frameshifted), whose amino-acid sequence is MDVDNDFEPSYIIPADKKAIVKELKQYAKAASSIWLATDPDREGEAISWHLTHALQPEIADKPVHRVEFHEITKDAIDYAFAHPRDIDTNAVNAQQARRILDRLVGYKLSPLLSDKLSRRGLSAGRVQSVALRLVVEREREIQAFTPIEYWSIEAELAKPSSREAFVARLFKLHGQEPDLKHEADAQRIVSELEGAAYRVVKVERKDRSRRPAAPFTTSTMQQEASRKLGFNARRTMAIAQQLYEGIDIGEGAVGLITYMRTDSVNVAESAQREARQFIAERYGVEFMPEAPPKYVSRAKNAQEAHEAIRPHIRLPHTGIGEGLPRSRPAQAV